From a single Herbiconiux sp. SALV-R1 genomic region:
- a CDS encoding phosphoenolpyruvate carboxylase yields MTSEFEPPATTASLDLTRQSVSDEVDRDLRADVSLLGSLLGRVLTEAGGEGLLDDVERLRALVIHAYERDSDASIEDAEALVESFSTERAEQVARAYTCYFHLSNLAEEHHRVRVLQARLGAAGAAGGADASGTAARPDSLPAAIERMRAELGPEAAAERLRSLRFHPVLTAHPTEARRRAIASAIRRISELLDERDAAEPGSIALIENERRLLEEIDVLWRTSPLRLTRPTPLDEVRTAMSIFDQTLFETVPRVYRLLDDWLQGPTDAGRKPAVAPAFLRLGSWIAADRDGNPFVTADVTKEAAAIGAEHVLLGLERAATRIGRTLTLDEADTPPSDALRELAARQEQIAPHVTSQIGTRAPNEPHRRAVLVIAERIAATRRGESPLGYADPEELLAELSMVQESLRAGGAERSADGELQNLVWQVQTFGFHLAELEVRQHSKVHRQALEEVRAGTPVEERAEMTGEVLEVFRTISYLQGRYGVDAARRYIVSFTQSSADLANVYELAEAALGSPKAAPTLDVIPLFETFDDLQASTRILSEMIELEPVKARLAATGRKLEVMLGYSDSSKDVGPVSATLALYSAQSRIADWATENDIVLTLFHGRGGALGRGGGPANEAVLAQPPGSVDGRFKLTEQGEVIFAQYGDKAIAARHIEQMAAATLLASSPSNEERNREAAERFAQVAATMDEASRIRFFELVKADGFAPWFAQVTPMEEIGLLALGSRPARRGLSVESLEDLRAIPWVFSWTQARINLTGWFGLGSALAAVGDVELLRDAYAHWPLFASMIDNVEMSLAKTDARIAERYLALGDRDDLAALVQEEMELTALWVRQTSGHEKILEDRPVLRRAVRLRSPYVDALSLLQLRALRAVRASGSADRDDAAHRLLLLAVNGVAAGLQNTG; encoded by the coding sequence GTGACCAGCGAGTTCGAACCACCCGCCACGACCGCATCCCTCGATCTCACCCGGCAGAGCGTGAGCGACGAGGTCGACCGCGACCTCCGCGCCGACGTCAGTCTGCTCGGTTCGCTGCTCGGCCGCGTGCTCACCGAGGCCGGTGGCGAGGGGCTGCTCGACGACGTCGAGCGGCTGCGCGCGCTCGTCATCCACGCCTACGAGCGCGACAGCGACGCGTCGATCGAAGACGCCGAGGCCCTCGTGGAGTCGTTCAGCACCGAGCGTGCGGAGCAGGTGGCGCGGGCCTACACCTGCTACTTCCACCTGTCGAACCTCGCCGAGGAGCACCACCGGGTGCGCGTGCTGCAGGCGCGGCTCGGCGCAGCGGGTGCCGCGGGCGGCGCGGACGCCTCCGGCACCGCGGCCCGCCCCGACTCCCTCCCCGCCGCGATCGAGCGCATGCGCGCCGAGCTCGGGCCCGAGGCCGCAGCCGAGCGCCTGCGGTCGCTGCGCTTCCACCCGGTGCTCACCGCGCATCCGACCGAGGCCCGCCGCCGCGCCATCGCCTCGGCCATCCGCCGCATCAGCGAGCTGCTCGACGAGCGCGACGCCGCCGAGCCCGGCTCGATCGCCCTCATCGAGAACGAGCGCCGCCTGCTCGAGGAGATCGACGTGCTCTGGCGCACCTCGCCGCTCCGCCTCACCCGCCCCACCCCGCTCGACGAGGTGCGCACGGCGATGTCGATCTTCGACCAGACCCTGTTCGAGACGGTGCCCCGGGTCTACCGCCTGCTCGACGACTGGCTGCAGGGGCCGACGGATGCGGGGCGCAAGCCCGCTGTCGCCCCCGCCTTCCTGAGACTCGGCAGCTGGATCGCCGCAGACCGCGACGGCAACCCCTTCGTCACCGCCGACGTCACCAAGGAGGCCGCGGCCATCGGCGCCGAGCACGTACTGCTCGGGCTCGAGCGTGCCGCCACCCGCATCGGGCGCACCCTCACCCTCGACGAGGCCGACACCCCGCCGAGCGACGCGCTCCGCGAGCTCGCCGCGCGGCAGGAGCAGATCGCCCCGCACGTCACCTCGCAGATCGGCACCCGCGCCCCGAACGAGCCGCACCGCCGCGCCGTGCTCGTGATCGCCGAGCGCATCGCCGCCACCCGCCGAGGCGAGTCGCCGCTCGGCTACGCCGACCCCGAGGAGCTGCTCGCCGAGCTGAGCATGGTGCAGGAGTCGCTGCGTGCCGGCGGCGCCGAGCGCAGCGCCGACGGCGAGCTGCAGAACCTGGTGTGGCAGGTGCAGACCTTCGGCTTCCACCTCGCCGAGCTCGAGGTGCGGCAGCACTCGAAGGTGCACCGCCAGGCCCTCGAGGAGGTGCGCGCCGGCACCCCGGTCGAGGAGCGCGCCGAGATGACCGGCGAGGTGCTCGAGGTGTTCCGCACCATCTCGTATCTGCAGGGCCGCTACGGCGTCGACGCCGCACGCCGCTACATCGTCTCATTCACGCAGTCGTCGGCCGACCTCGCCAACGTCTACGAACTCGCCGAAGCCGCGCTCGGGTCGCCCAAGGCCGCACCCACGCTCGACGTCATCCCGCTGTTCGAGACCTTCGACGACCTGCAGGCCTCCACGCGCATCCTGAGCGAGATGATCGAACTCGAGCCGGTGAAGGCGCGCCTTGCCGCCACGGGCCGCAAGCTCGAGGTCATGCTCGGATACTCCGACTCGTCGAAGGATGTGGGGCCCGTCTCGGCGACGCTCGCCCTGTACTCGGCGCAGTCGCGCATCGCCGACTGGGCGACGGAGAACGACATCGTGCTGACGCTGTTCCACGGGCGCGGGGGAGCGCTCGGGCGCGGCGGCGGGCCGGCCAACGAGGCCGTGCTGGCGCAGCCCCCGGGATCGGTCGACGGCCGGTTCAAGCTCACCGAGCAGGGCGAGGTGATCTTCGCGCAGTACGGCGACAAGGCGATCGCGGCGCGGCACATCGAGCAGATGGCCGCGGCGACACTGCTGGCCTCGAGCCCCTCGAACGAGGAGCGCAACCGGGAGGCTGCCGAGCGCTTCGCCCAGGTGGCGGCGACCATGGACGAGGCGTCGCGCATCCGCTTCTTCGAGCTCGTCAAGGCCGACGGGTTCGCGCCCTGGTTCGCCCAGGTCACCCCCATGGAGGAGATCGGGTTGCTGGCGCTCGGCTCGCGACCGGCGCGTCGAGGCCTGTCGGTGGAGTCGCTCGAAGACCTGCGGGCGATTCCGTGGGTGTTCTCGTGGACGCAGGCGCGCATCAACCTCACCGGCTGGTTCGGGCTCGGCTCGGCGCTCGCCGCTGTCGGCGACGTCGAGCTGCTGCGCGACGCCTACGCGCACTGGCCGCTGTTCGCCTCGATGATCGACAACGTCGAGATGTCGCTGGCGAAGACGGATGCGCGCATCGCCGAACGGTACCTCGCGCTCGGCGACCGCGACGACTTGGCGGCGCTCGTGCAGGAGGAGATGGAGCTGACGGCGCTCTGGGTGCGGCAGACGAGCGGGCACGAGAAGATCCTCGAAGACCGCCCGGTGCTGCGGCGCGCGGTGCGGCTGCGGAGCCCCTACGTCGACGCGCTGTCGCTGCTGCAGCTGCGGGCGCTCCGCGCGGTGCGCGCCTCGGGCAGCGCCGACCGCGACGACGCCGCCCACCGCCTGCTGCTCCTCGCCGTGAACGGCGTCGCCGCCGGCCTCCAGAACACGGGGTGA
- a CDS encoding SPFH domain-containing protein, whose translation MAGIGLLVVIALIVLIVLLRGIKVAKPDEAIIVTSRQKSVKPGTTPLEEDENAGQRVVFGSRVFVKPIVEAYFKLSLRSRQLNVQATAQTKDAITIKVNAVAVVKVGGSESMVRAAAQRFLNQQDQIETSTEEVLSGSVRSIVGQLTVTEIITNRQALQGQVLDAVRESLDVQGLQIDTLQIKEIDDDNGYIRDLGRAEAARVKQVAEVAESVARRTSEEARIEADQAVAEQQRKLDLRNAEIQKETDKARAEAAASRPLAEAISQQEVIAQQEITAGKRVGLRKQELDAEIRAVADAEAYSVEKKAQADAAAAVAAANAERDRRKAVAEAIEAEGVADRNRRRSAAEATEAEGVAEKNRRIAAAEALRAEGEAEANSIRVKGAAEAEATLAKAEALEERADDLLRQQIIAELPAIVRAASEPLGAIGNMTVISNDGSGSSQVGENVAGQLATSMQIVRDLVGIDIAEIVTGRVSGEAAGTAAGKAFAASSTAASRGTAVRASSPAPQTPAE comes from the coding sequence GTGGCAGGCATAGGCCTGCTCGTCGTCATCGCACTCATCGTGCTGATCGTGCTGCTGCGCGGCATCAAGGTCGCCAAGCCCGACGAGGCGATCATCGTCACCTCGCGCCAGAAGTCGGTGAAGCCCGGCACCACCCCGCTCGAAGAAGACGAGAACGCCGGGCAGCGCGTCGTCTTCGGCTCGCGCGTGTTCGTCAAGCCCATCGTCGAGGCGTACTTCAAGCTGTCGCTGCGCAGCCGCCAGCTCAACGTGCAGGCGACCGCCCAGACGAAGGATGCGATCACCATCAAGGTGAACGCCGTCGCCGTGGTGAAGGTGGGCGGCTCGGAGTCGATGGTGCGTGCCGCGGCGCAGCGCTTCCTCAACCAGCAGGACCAGATCGAGACCTCCACCGAGGAGGTGCTCTCGGGTTCGGTGCGATCGATCGTGGGTCAGCTCACGGTGACCGAGATCATCACGAACCGTCAGGCGCTCCAGGGCCAGGTGCTCGACGCCGTGCGCGAGTCGCTCGACGTGCAGGGCCTCCAGATCGACACGCTGCAGATCAAGGAGATCGACGACGACAACGGCTACATCCGTGACCTCGGTCGTGCCGAGGCCGCCCGCGTGAAGCAGGTCGCCGAGGTCGCCGAGTCGGTGGCCCGCCGCACCTCGGAGGAGGCCCGCATCGAGGCCGACCAGGCCGTCGCCGAGCAGCAGCGCAAGCTCGACCTGCGGAATGCCGAGATTCAGAAGGAGACCGACAAGGCGCGTGCCGAGGCCGCCGCGTCGCGGCCGCTGGCCGAGGCGATCTCGCAGCAGGAGGTCATCGCGCAGCAGGAGATCACCGCAGGGAAGCGGGTCGGTCTCCGCAAGCAGGAGCTCGACGCCGAGATCCGCGCCGTCGCCGACGCCGAGGCCTACTCGGTGGAGAAGAAGGCCCAGGCGGATGCTGCTGCCGCCGTCGCCGCCGCGAACGCCGAGCGCGATCGACGCAAGGCCGTGGCCGAGGCCATCGAGGCCGAGGGTGTGGCCGACCGCAACCGCCGCCGCTCGGCGGCCGAGGCGACCGAGGCCGAGGGTGTCGCGGAGAAGAACCGTCGTATCGCCGCCGCCGAGGCGCTGCGAGCCGAGGGTGAGGCCGAGGCCAACTCGATCCGCGTGAAGGGTGCCGCAGAGGCGGAGGCGACGCTCGCCAAGGCCGAGGCGCTCGAGGAGCGCGCCGACGACCTGCTGCGCCAGCAGATCATCGCCGAGCTGCCCGCCATCGTGCGTGCCGCCTCCGAGCCGCTCGGCGCCATCGGCAACATGACGGTGATCTCGAACGACGGCTCGGGGTCGTCGCAGGTGGGCGAGAACGTCGCCGGCCAGCTCGCCACCTCGATGCAGATCGTGCGCGACCTCGTGGGCATCGATATTGCCGAGATCGTGACGGGCCGCGTCTCGGGCGAGGCCGCCGGCACCGCCGCGGGCAAGGCGTTCGCCGCGAGCAGCACCGCGGCGTCGCGCGGCACCGCCGTGCGGGCGTCGAGCCCGGCGCCGCAGACCCCCGCGGAGTAG
- the ligD gene encoding non-homologous end-joining DNA ligase codes for MASEATTVQVEGPEGVVREMRVSSPSRVLWPELGITKLDLVNYLVAVGPAFVEANGDRPVSLQRFPDGVDGEWFFSKNPPRGAPDFVRAVTVTYPSARAHPQLVIDEPAAAVWAAQMNTVVFHPWASRAETSDFPDQLRIDLDPQPGTDFDDAVPAAFELRTVLAEAGLEAFVKTSGNRGLHVFAPIEPTAEFLDVRHAVIAAARELERRMPEQITTNWWKEERGERIFVDFNQANRDRTMAGAYSPRALPTATVSTPVTWDELATVDPAAFTVLTVPERLATTGDPWAGMSEKPGTIDTLLDWWARDLESGLGELPFPPDYPKMPGEPPRVQPSRARKTEE; via the coding sequence ATGGCGAGCGAGGCGACGACGGTGCAGGTCGAAGGTCCCGAGGGTGTGGTGCGCGAGATGCGCGTGTCGAGCCCGTCGCGGGTGCTCTGGCCCGAGCTCGGCATCACGAAGCTCGACCTCGTGAACTACCTCGTCGCGGTGGGCCCCGCGTTCGTCGAGGCGAACGGCGACCGCCCGGTCTCGCTGCAGCGCTTCCCCGACGGGGTCGACGGGGAGTGGTTCTTCTCGAAGAATCCGCCGCGCGGCGCCCCCGACTTCGTGCGGGCGGTGACGGTGACCTACCCGAGCGCTCGCGCGCATCCGCAGCTCGTCATCGACGAGCCCGCCGCCGCGGTGTGGGCGGCGCAGATGAACACGGTCGTGTTCCACCCCTGGGCCTCGCGCGCCGAGACCTCCGACTTCCCCGACCAGCTGCGCATCGACCTCGACCCGCAGCCCGGCACCGACTTCGACGACGCTGTTCCCGCCGCCTTCGAGCTGCGCACGGTGCTTGCCGAGGCCGGGCTCGAGGCCTTCGTGAAGACCTCGGGCAACCGCGGGTTGCACGTGTTCGCGCCGATCGAGCCGACGGCCGAGTTCCTCGACGTGCGGCACGCCGTCATCGCCGCGGCCCGCGAGCTCGAGCGGCGCATGCCCGAGCAGATCACCACGAACTGGTGGAAGGAGGAGCGCGGCGAGCGCATCTTCGTCGACTTCAACCAGGCCAACCGCGACCGCACCATGGCGGGGGCCTACAGCCCGCGCGCCCTCCCCACCGCCACGGTCTCGACCCCCGTCACCTGGGACGAGCTCGCGACCGTCGACCCCGCCGCCTTCACCGTGCTCACCGTTCCCGAGCGCCTCGCCACCACGGGTGACCCGTGGGCGGGCATGAGTGAGAAGCCCGGCACCATCGACACGCTGCTCGACTGGTGGGCCCGCGATCTCGAGTCGGGCCTCGGCGAGCTGCCGTTCCCGCCCGACTACCCGAAGATGCCGGGGGAGCCGCCCCGGGTGCAGCCGAGCCGCGCCCGCAAGACCGAGGAGTAG
- a CDS encoding ATP-dependent DNA ligase gives MTHPQLPSPMLAKAVDTVPDPSKVDGGLSYEPKWDGFRGIVSFDGETVEIGSRGSKPLTRYFPELTSALAELLPGPCVLDGEVVVAVGEPGAQRLDWEALSQRIHPAASRVAKLAAETPALFIAFDLLSQGGEELLERPFGERRAALEEFASGLPAPLHVTRTTLDVELARRWLDEFEGAGLDGVVAKPLAAPYAPGKRTLFKIKHHRTADVVVLGYRVHKSGSGVGSLLVGLYDETDAGDGEGASARLLGVGGISAFSDARRLALVDELAPLVERDESGDAVLGEGERNRFSSSKDTSFVRLRPERVVEVRYDQMEGARFRHTVQFERWRPDRDPRSCTFEQLDLPTAYDLGDVLV, from the coding sequence ATGACGCATCCGCAGCTCCCCTCCCCGATGCTCGCCAAGGCGGTCGACACCGTGCCCGACCCGTCGAAGGTCGACGGCGGGCTGTCGTACGAGCCCAAGTGGGACGGCTTCCGCGGCATCGTCTCGTTCGACGGCGAGACCGTCGAGATCGGCAGTCGCGGATCGAAGCCGCTCACCCGCTACTTCCCCGAACTCACCTCCGCCCTCGCCGAGCTGCTGCCGGGGCCGTGCGTGCTCGACGGCGAGGTCGTGGTGGCCGTCGGCGAGCCGGGTGCGCAGCGGCTCGACTGGGAGGCGCTGTCGCAGCGCATCCACCCCGCGGCCTCGCGGGTCGCGAAGCTGGCGGCCGAGACGCCCGCCCTCTTCATCGCCTTCGACCTGCTCTCCCAGGGTGGGGAGGAGCTGCTCGAGCGCCCCTTCGGCGAGCGCCGCGCCGCGCTCGAGGAGTTCGCGAGCGGTCTCCCCGCGCCGCTGCACGTCACCCGCACCACGCTCGACGTCGAGCTCGCGCGGCGCTGGCTCGACGAGTTCGAGGGCGCCGGGCTCGACGGGGTCGTCGCCAAACCGCTCGCCGCTCCCTACGCGCCGGGCAAGCGCACGCTGTTCAAGATCAAGCACCACCGCACCGCCGACGTCGTCGTGCTCGGCTACCGCGTGCACAAGAGCGGCTCGGGGGTGGGGTCGCTGCTCGTGGGTCTCTACGACGAGACGGATGCGGGCGACGGCGAAGGCGCATCCGCCCGGCTGCTCGGGGTGGGCGGCATCTCGGCGTTCAGCGACGCGCGGCGGCTGGCGCTGGTCGACGAGCTGGCGCCGCTCGTCGAACGCGACGAGAGCGGCGACGCGGTGCTCGGCGAGGGCGAACGCAACCGCTTCTCGTCGTCGAAGGACACCTCGTTCGTGAGGCTGCGCCCCGAGCGGGTGGTCGAGGTGCGGTACGACCAGATGGAGGGCGCGCGGTTCAGGCACACGGTGCAGTTCGAGCGCTGGCGGCCCGATCGCGATCCGCGCTCGTGCACCTTCGAGCAACTCGACCTGCCGACGGCGTACGACCTCGGAGACGTGCTGGTCTAG
- a CDS encoding AI-2E family transporter has translation MAADTPPQPSLRSLLTDRLGHLSIRSLQVIVVLVLAVGVVFALVQLKLVVIPVLIALILASAVHPVMAWLRRHGLSSMVATWLTLLSALVVVGGVITLIVFAVRGQWRALGDSAAQGIDDLHGLVSGLPFEIDQAQIDGARDAVLGFLTSSQFGSGALAGVSAAGEVITGAVLMIVILFFFIKDGPAIWAFLLKPFSGHRHARGERIGRTAVGVFGGYVRGTAVIAFVDAAAIGIGLAVLGVPLALPLAIIMFIGAFIPIVGATLAGVLAALVALVANGPVVALIVVGIVIAVNQLEGNFLQPVVMAQSLKLHPLVILVALTAGTILGGIIGAVLSVPIAAVAWSIVKVWDKEAPPAETREERKARKRREKQQKSAQKARQAAAPKSPGAVRP, from the coding sequence ATGGCTGCTGACACCCCACCGCAACCCTCGTTGCGCTCACTGCTGACCGACCGGCTCGGTCACCTGAGCATCCGGAGCCTGCAGGTGATCGTGGTGCTGGTGCTCGCCGTGGGCGTCGTGTTCGCGCTGGTGCAGCTGAAGCTCGTGGTCATCCCGGTGCTGATCGCGCTCATCCTCGCCTCGGCCGTGCACCCCGTGATGGCGTGGCTGCGGCGGCACGGACTCTCGTCGATGGTCGCCACCTGGCTCACCCTGCTCTCGGCGCTCGTCGTGGTGGGCGGGGTGATCACCCTCATCGTCTTCGCCGTGCGCGGGCAGTGGCGGGCCCTCGGCGACTCCGCAGCCCAGGGCATCGACGATCTGCACGGCCTCGTGTCGGGGCTGCCGTTCGAGATCGACCAGGCGCAGATCGACGGGGCGCGCGACGCGGTGCTCGGCTTCCTCACCAGCAGCCAGTTCGGCTCGGGCGCGCTCGCCGGGGTGTCGGCGGCGGGCGAGGTCATCACGGGCGCCGTGCTGATGATCGTCATCCTGTTCTTCTTCATCAAGGACGGGCCTGCCATCTGGGCCTTCCTGCTCAAGCCGTTCAGCGGCCACCGGCACGCGCGCGGTGAGCGCATCGGGCGCACCGCGGTGGGCGTGTTCGGCGGCTACGTGCGCGGCACCGCCGTGATCGCCTTCGTCGACGCCGCCGCCATCGGCATCGGCCTCGCCGTGCTCGGGGTGCCGCTGGCGCTCCCGCTGGCCATCATCATGTTCATCGGCGCGTTCATCCCCATCGTCGGCGCGACCCTCGCCGGGGTGCTCGCCGCCCTCGTCGCGCTCGTCGCGAACGGCCCGGTGGTCGCACTCATCGTGGTGGGCATCGTGATCGCCGTGAACCAGCTCGAGGGCAACTTCCTGCAGCCGGTGGTGATGGCGCAGTCGCTGAAGCTGCATCCCCTCGTCATCCTGGTGGCGCTCACGGCGGGCACGATCCTCGGCGGCATCATCGGTGCCGTGCTCTCGGTGCCGATCGCGGCGGTCGCCTGGTCGATCGTGAAGGTGTGGGACAAGGAGGCGCCGCCCGCTGAGACCCGCGAGGAGCGCAAGGCGCGCAAGCGCCGGGAGAAGCAGCAGAAGAGCGCGCAGAAGGCGCGGCAGGCTGCCGCACCGAAGTCGCCGGGCGCCGTTCGTCCGTAG
- a CDS encoding cation:proton antiporter regulatory subunit → MSVRIEKVDLPGIGVRHDLLTESGRRLSVVSHRDGERDLALFDLDDPDASSDSVPLSDDEAAALADLLGSSVTMSRLTSLAGDAAGLYTEQLSLPTDSPYLNRPLGDTKARTRTRVSIVAIVRGEKVIPSPTPAEVLRPGDVIVAVGIREGLDHLARIVAHGPD, encoded by the coding sequence GTGAGCGTGCGCATCGAGAAGGTCGACCTGCCGGGCATCGGCGTGCGGCACGACCTGCTCACCGAGAGCGGGCGTCGGCTGAGCGTGGTGTCGCACCGCGACGGCGAGCGCGACCTCGCCCTGTTCGACCTCGACGACCCCGACGCCTCGAGCGATTCCGTCCCGCTGAGCGACGACGAGGCGGCAGCGCTCGCCGACCTGCTCGGCAGCTCGGTGACCATGTCGCGGCTCACCAGCCTCGCCGGCGACGCTGCGGGGCTCTACACCGAGCAGCTCTCGCTCCCCACCGACTCGCCCTACCTCAACCGCCCGCTCGGCGACACGAAGGCGCGCACCCGCACGCGGGTGTCGATCGTGGCGATCGTGCGCGGCGAGAAGGTCATCCCGTCGCCGACGCCCGCCGAGGTCCTCCGCCCGGGCGACGTGATCGTCGCCGTCGGCATCAGGGAGGGCCTCGACCACCTGGCCCGCATCGTGGCCCACGGGCCGGACTGA
- a CDS encoding cation:proton antiporter — MHQTTLILIEVGALLLGMSLLGRLALRIGISPIPFYLVVGLFFGEGGLVPFDASEDFFEVGSEIGVILLLALLGLEYTAQELFANLRQSKAAGLIDATLNAVPGALLALVLGWGPVAAVALAGITWVSSSGVVAKMLRDLGRLSNRETPVVLAILVIEDLAMAFYLPILAALVVGVSLLQGAVAVAVAVAVVAAILFVALRFGSVISRIFTPEHPEPLLLGVLGLTMLVAGLAAEVNVSSAVGAFLVGIALSGRVARQASQVLTPLRDLFAAVFFVFFGLATDARELLSMLVPAALLAAATMATKVATGYLAARRNGIGVPGRWRAGLALTPRGEFSIVIAGLAVGAGVEPRLAPLATAYVLITVVVGPFLARIPDSAWFKDAVRRQRLASRA, encoded by the coding sequence ATGCACCAGACGACGCTGATCCTGATCGAGGTCGGCGCTCTGCTGCTCGGAATGAGTCTGCTCGGTCGTCTGGCGCTGCGCATCGGCATCTCGCCCATCCCGTTCTACCTCGTCGTGGGGCTGTTCTTCGGCGAGGGCGGGCTCGTTCCCTTCGACGCCAGCGAGGACTTCTTCGAGGTGGGGTCGGAGATCGGCGTCATCCTGCTGCTGGCGCTGCTCGGTCTCGAGTACACCGCGCAGGAGCTGTTCGCGAACCTGAGGCAGTCGAAGGCGGCGGGCCTCATCGACGCGACGCTGAACGCCGTGCCCGGTGCGCTGCTCGCGCTCGTGCTGGGCTGGGGGCCGGTGGCGGCGGTGGCGCTGGCGGGCATCACCTGGGTGTCGTCGTCGGGGGTGGTGGCGAAGATGCTGCGCGACCTCGGGCGCCTCAGCAACCGGGAGACGCCGGTGGTGCTGGCCATCCTCGTCATCGAAGACCTCGCCATGGCGTTCTACCTGCCCATCCTCGCCGCCCTCGTGGTGGGGGTGAGCCTCCTGCAGGGCGCTGTCGCCGTGGCGGTCGCCGTGGCCGTGGTGGCCGCGATCCTGTTCGTGGCGCTGCGCTTCGGCAGTGTCATCTCGCGCATCTTCACCCCCGAGCATCCGGAGCCCCTGCTGCTCGGCGTGCTCGGCCTCACCATGCTCGTCGCCGGGCTCGCCGCCGAGGTCAACGTCTCGTCGGCCGTGGGCGCGTTCCTCGTGGGAATTGCGCTCTCCGGCCGGGTGGCGCGTCAGGCCAGCCAGGTGCTCACGCCGCTGCGCGACCTGTTCGCCGCGGTGTTCTTCGTGTTCTTCGGGTTGGCGACGGATGCGCGGGAACTGCTCTCGATGCTGGTTCCGGCAGCGCTGCTGGCCGCCGCGACGATGGCCACCAAGGTCGCGACCGGGTATCTCGCCGCGCGCCGCAACGGCATCGGCGTGCCGGGGCGCTGGCGCGCGGGGCTCGCGCTCACCCCGCGCGGCGAGTTCTCGATCGTCATCGCCGGGCTCGCCGTGGGGGCCGGGGTGGAGCCGCGGCTCGCGCCCCTGGCCACCGCGTACGTGCTCATCACGGTGGTGGTGGGGCCGTTCCTGGCACGTATTCCCGATTCGGCATGGTTCAAGGACGCGGTGCGCCGTCAGCGGCTCGCGTCGCGGGCGTGA
- a CDS encoding NAD(P)H-hydrate epimerase, translating to MRIGYSAQQVRDAEASHLAAGEPLMERASHALAVRIRELIEARERTLGSLAAPHGRVLLLVGSGDNGGDALFAGAELAAQGSEVVALLTGTRAHERGLAAARSAGVQVVTPHPESVAESARTSWLESTLRDQGEVPDVIVDGIVGTGASAGLRGRAREIVEALLPQVLPGRGPQETGAGRELAGAGVLEPAVTSALLSVAPAERVPAVVAVDLPSGIDPDTGDTADDVVLPASLTVTFGGVKAGLLRGRGAELAGEIVLAPIGIEADLAALTPAITLD from the coding sequence ATGCGCATCGGTTACTCGGCCCAGCAGGTTCGCGACGCCGAGGCGTCTCATCTCGCGGCGGGTGAGCCGCTCATGGAGCGCGCCTCGCACGCGCTGGCGGTGCGCATCCGGGAGCTCATCGAGGCGCGCGAGCGCACGCTGGGCTCGCTCGCCGCGCCGCACGGGCGCGTGCTGCTGCTCGTCGGATCGGGTGACAACGGCGGCGACGCCCTGTTCGCGGGTGCCGAGCTCGCGGCGCAGGGCTCCGAGGTGGTGGCGCTGCTCACGGGCACCCGTGCACACGAGCGGGGCCTCGCCGCGGCCCGGAGCGCGGGGGTACAGGTGGTGACCCCGCACCCCGAGTCGGTCGCAGAAAGTGCTCGCACATCGTGGCTTGAGAGCACTCTGCGCGACCAGGGCGAGGTGCCCGATGTCATCGTCGACGGCATCGTGGGCACCGGCGCGTCGGCGGGCCTGCGCGGTCGGGCCCGCGAGATCGTCGAGGCGCTGCTGCCGCAGGTGCTCCCCGGCCGCGGGCCGCAGGAGACGGGGGCGGGGCGCGAGCTCGCGGGCGCCGGCGTGCTCGAACCGGCGGTCACCTCCGCGCTGCTCTCCGTGGCTCCGGCGGAGCGGGTTCCGGCGGTGGTGGCGGTCGACCTGCCGAGCGGCATCGACCCCGACACCGGCGACACCGCCGACGACGTCGTGCTCCCGGCCTCGTTGACCGTCACTTTCGGCGGCGTCAAGGCCGGCCTCCTCCGCGGCCGCGGCGCCGAGCTCGCCGGCGAGATCGTGCTCGCGCCCATCGGCATCGAGGCCGACCTCGCCGCCCTCACCCCCGCGATCACTCTCGACTAG
- a CDS encoding MSMEG_6728 family protein has protein sequence MQTFLPFASFAGSAAVLDRARLGKQRVEALQVQRALTVPGYGWRNHPAARMWRGHLPALTKYALVTCDEWVARGHADTVRAQVLAFAPEVDGLDESALELPPWFGDEPFHRSHRSNLLRKDPEFYAPLFPGTPADLPYVWPPDPTL, from the coding sequence ATGCAGACCTTCCTGCCCTTCGCGTCGTTCGCCGGGAGCGCCGCCGTGCTCGACCGGGCGCGCCTCGGCAAGCAGCGGGTCGAGGCGTTGCAGGTGCAGCGGGCGCTTACGGTGCCGGGTTACGGCTGGCGCAACCACCCCGCGGCGCGCATGTGGCGCGGGCACCTTCCGGCGCTCACGAAGTACGCCCTCGTCACCTGCGACGAGTGGGTCGCCCGAGGTCACGCCGACACGGTGCGTGCTCAGGTGCTGGCGTTCGCCCCCGAGGTCGACGGCCTCGACGAGAGCGCGCTCGAGCTTCCGCCCTGGTTCGGCGACGAGCCGTTCCATCGCAGCCACCGCTCGAACCTGCTGCGCAAAGACCCGGAGTTCTACGCGCCGCTGTTCCCCGGCACGCCCGCCGACCTGCCCTACGTCTGGCCGCCCGACCCGACCCTCTGA